A window of Plasmodium brasilianum strain Bolivian I chromosome 8, whole genome shotgun sequence contains these coding sequences:
- a CDS encoding hypothetical protein (conserved Plasmodium protein), translating to MNISRRCIRIIFEILLFFCIFFKYEFARGLYETKAYPLIHLISNNEDTGFSGNLVKGNLINLLFLYKDVKWGENNLTVDSLVDMEDETHIERLIKEKIVHIMTFVNPRQLVKYSGFIYLYEIIHENNLYFLLHFILKNNNNGVIIIIPEKLHIDREEYFRINKIISKDQYNNKDITDEILEKRISFFQSLLLNLKLNQSIYFIKNNAEIENIYANYKSRFGYFDLTRNVNIIPISKNQQASKISSKNIYFFLSKDNININSIFKKKQNNETFHFTKKKTIIIATDYNVFNVISDFTIPNTSTNSQLIATCELIRLYTEVFKNEDVNYNILFLFTNYYFGVDNFIKSVNMIFKENIEFVISLDSLNESDFYINEAKKETQPEHVLRFYDILKRTVKTNFKKDIKIKSQNIKINNKHLPKLHEYFILKNINSFTLGSKNKESVFLNKLPMIEQKLKLDNLTKHIKSIFEALFIYMKHYKEEISEEKQIKNDMLKYTNHVRSKDDLDLLNENFNKYYKFFVYRDDVLKLINYIKTLINSYIIDSNFLITDYRIPYDKKEKYFYQKHVNITFSMSISYIFHYLHFLLVALFLILIYVCVNFHFVPSFYKNRMKTM from the coding sequence ATGAATATTAGCCGTCGATGTATTcgaattatttttgaaatattattatttttttgtatcttttttAAGTATGAATTTGCAAGAGGTTTGTATGAAACGAAGGCATATCCATTAATACACTTAATTAGTAATAATGAGGATACAGGGTTTAGTGGTAATTTAGTTAAAGgcaatttaataaatttactgTTTCTATATAAAGATGTAAAATGGGGAGAGAACAATTTGACAGTGGATAGTTTAGTAGATATGGAGGATGAAACGCATATAGAGagattaataaaagaaaagatagtACACATTATGACATTTGTGAACCCACGTCAACTGGTAAAATATTCGgggtttatatatttgtatgaaaTAAttcatgaaaataatttatactttttattgcattttattttgaaaaataataataatggagttattataataattccaGAAAAGTTGCATATAGATAGGGAGGAATAttttagaataaataaaataatatcaaaggatcaatacaataataaagatattacagatgaaatattagaaaaaaggatttccttttttcaaagTTTACTATTaaacttaaaattaaatcagtctatatattttataaaaaataatgcagaaatagaaaatatttatgcaaATTATAAGAGTAGATTTGGTTATTTTGATTTAACAAGAAATGTCAATATTATTCCTATTTCGAAAAACCAACAAGCTAGTAAGATaagttcaaaaaatatatatttttttttaagtaaagataatattaatattaattccatatttaagaaaaaacaaaataatgaaacCTTTCATTTTACAAAGAAGAAAACCATTATTATAGCAACAGATTATAACGTTTTTAACGTTATTAGCGATTTTACGATACCTAATACTTCAACAAATTCTCAGCTGATTGCAACGTGTGAATTAATTAGACTATACACagaagtttttaaaaatgaagatgtaaattataatatattatttctttttacaaattattattttggtGTAGACAATTTTATCAAATCTGTTAATAtgatatttaaagaaaatatagaattTGTTATTTCTTTAGATAGTTTAAATGAATctgatttttatattaacgaagcaaaaaaagaaacacaACCAGAGCATGTTTTGCGCTtctatgatatattaaaacgaACTGTTAAAACTAATTTTaagaaagatataaaaataaaaagtcagaatataaaaattaataataaacatcTACCAAAACTtcatgaatattttattttgaaaaatattaacagttTTACTTTGggttcaaaaaataaagaatctgtatttcttaataaattACCTATGATTGAACAAAAGTTAAAACTAGATAATTTGACAAAgcatataaaaagtatatttgaggctctttttatatatatgaaacatTACAAGGAGGAAATATCAgaggaaaaacaaataaagaatgatatgttaaaatatacgAACCATGTTAGAAGTAAAGATGATTTAGATCTCCTTAACGAAAATTTcaacaaatattataaattctttGTGTATAGAGATGATGtactaaaattaattaattatattaaaacgttgattaattcatatattatagactcgaattttttaataacagaTTATAGAATAccatatgataaaaaagaaaaatacttttatCAAAAACATGTTAATATTACCTTTTCCATGTCCATCTCTTATATCTTTCATTACTTGCACTTTTTACTTGTTGccttatttcttattttaatatacgtTTGTGTAAATTTTCACTTCGTTCcatcattttataaaaacagaaTGAAAACtatgtaa
- a CDS encoding hypothetical protein (conserved Plasmodium protein), with translation MNKENTKKLISIINVLDKLSEHNEGKDESCHKLKSFFSSEFSKTYDSLENEKSLFPLYYEKDKLDSNVNKIINEIKTTKSFFYFNKSNSQEKEESENSDKKYNTTKSCHLNDGGEIYNKEYNIDENINNSYEHFNGTSLDIMNSAVLGGKESLKKTNYTDKINKTFSSSYDEFSFIKLQTGSFMSKRNSLNMFRNYFSDTELLSFNNCYKKKRNLKRMLRKRETVKCNNVKLNVNSIKKSEFIANPKKYKTIRGNMDEDEYLDHNDIGQLLEKILEHLNINLKKTVSRYAKEINKLNKTNYTLNNKLETAVENNDEQEQEIRDLNKRISQITEQKTEMNKIIESYEFRISNSKKLKNEQQSDGKQRNALEQDIKNLKRELNIANSLNDKIINEKLLLQEKIKKKNNKIRMEKNKLRTANDLILEKSNLLLQLQLANGIHAPSKGCKERERTIPCKTKKKIINRYRSDTILDNYERIKNKLFESNEKCYFLSKTNLELFKGLNIKKKKIDILNKKMSYLKYFMKAKEKLNNQHSQELKKEYKNEVENSHNSDCSSEKEEIKKLICEKKEFTEVNEYEEHKLDNKQKERIKSLEKILNSITNEHNLLKKKYEMLYKKYLRLLKKNTCKNKDFTFIEKKKEDISPAVDVIHSFYLKKKENNLKKNYQRGNKLINYIKGKVIDKKHVRIGKFRNYKEYNDYGDIEFYISNQILRWININEITDIRYIYSYGNATVPTTIAHNGNSYDCYNCKC, from the exons ATGAACAAAGAGAACACAAAGAAGTTAATAAGTATAATCAACGTATTGGATAAATTATCTGAGCACAATGAAGGAAAAGATGAAAGTTgtcataaattaaaaagctTTTTTTCAAGCGAGTTCTCAAAGACATACGACAGTttggaaaatgaaaaatctttatttccattatattatgaaaaagacAAGCTTGATTcgaatgttaataaaataattaacgaaattaaaacaacaaaaagctttttttactttaataaatcaaattcccaggaaaaagaagaatcgGAAAAtagtgataaaaaatataatactacAAAAAGTTGTCATCTTAATGACGGAGgggaaatatataacaagGAATATAACATAGacgaaaatataaataattcttatgAACATTTCAATGGCACAAGCTTAGATATAATGAACTCTGCAGTATTAGGGGGAAAGGAATccttaaaaaaaactaaCTACActgacaaaataaataaaacattttcaaGTTCTTATGATgagttttcttttattaaattacaGACAGGTAGTTTTATGTCTAAAAGAAATTCTTTGAATATGTTCAGAAATTACTTTAGCGACACAGAATTACTATCATTTAATAactgttataaaaaaaaaaggaatttgaAAAGAATGttaagaaaaagagaaacagTAAAATGTAacaatgtaaaattaaatgtaaattcCATAAAAAAATCGGAATTTATCGCTAACCCTAAAAAATACAAGACTATCCGGGGTAATATGGACGAAG ATGAGTATTTAGACCATAACGATATAGGAcaattattagaaaaaattttagagcatttaaatattaacttGAAAAAAACAGTAAGCAGATATGCAAAAGAG ataaataaactTAACAAAACTAACTACACTCTGAATAATAAACTGGAAACGGCTGttgaaaataatgatgaaCAA GAACAAGAAATAAGAGacttaaataaaagaataagcCAAATAACGGAACAAAAAAcagaaatgaataaaattatcGAAAGCTACGAATTTCGAATTAGCAATTCAAAG aaattaaaaaatgagcaACAAAGCGATGGGAAACAAAGAAATGCACTAGAGCaggatattaaaaatttaaaaagggaATTAAATATCGCGAATtctttaaatgataaaataataaatgaaaagttaCTTTTACAGGAGAaaatcaaaaagaaaaataataaaattagaatgGAGAAAAATAAG CTGAGAACCGCGAACGATTTAATTTTAGAAAAGAGCAACTTACTCCTACAGTTACAGTTAGCAAATGGCATACATGCACCTTCT AAGGGTTGCAAAGAAAGGGAGCGCACAATTCCATGTAAAAcgaagaaaaagataattaacag ATATCGAAGTGACACAATTCTGGATAACTatgaaagaattaaaaataagttatttgaaagtaatgaaaaatgctattttttatcaaaaacgAACTTGGAATTATTTAAAGGattgaacataaaaaaaaaaaaaattgacatTTTAAACAAGAAGATGTCTTACCTCAAATACTTTATGAAGGCAAAAGAAAAACTAAATAATCAGCATTCGCAGgaattaaaa aaggaatataaaaatgaagttGAAAACTCCCATAACTCTGATTGCTCAagtgaaaaagaagaaatcaaaaaattaatatgtgaaaaaaaggaattcaCTGAAGTAAATGAATACGAAGAACACAAATTAGacaataaacaaaaagaaagaattaaaagtttggaaaaaattttaaatagcATAACTAATGAACAcaatttactaaaaaaaaagtatgaaatgttatacaaaaaatatttaagattgttaaaaaaaaacacttgtaaaaataaagattttacatttatagaaaaaaaaaaggaagatatATCACCAGCAGTTGATGTAattcattctttttatttgaaaaaaaaggaaaataatttaaaaaaaaattaccaaCGAGggaacaaattaataaattacataaaaggAAAGGTTATAGATAAGAAGCACGTTCGGATTGGTAAATTCAGAAATTATAAAG AATATAATGATTACGGAGATATAGAATTTTACATTTCGAATCAAATTTTAAGATggattaatataaatgaaattacGGATATACGATATATCTACTCCTATGGAAATGCAACAG TGCCTACTACTATTGCACACAACGGAAACTCATATGACTGCTACAACtgtaaatgttaa